The genomic interval CGCGAGCATGATGACGTTCATGGCATCACGAACGTGAAGGGTGGACGGACACGAACACGGCGAAGCTGGCGCAGGATCATGTTCACCCCAGCTCCACGCGTACAGTGCTGATGATCTTCATCACGGCGTCCTCGACGCGGCTCGTGGTGGGATGCCTGACAATGATGAAGCCGTCGCCCTCGTAGCTGGTCGACGGAGTCGCCCCGATGCCCGGCATTTTGAAGTCCACCACCAGGTCGCCGAGTTGGCGCTGAATGGCCTCGAGGCCGTGGATTGCCGTGATGCGTCCTTCGCCCTGGCCACGGAGGTAGGCCGCGCCGACGGCGTACTTTCGTTCGGGCACGGTGAACTCGCCCACGATCATCGCGCGCGACCACTCCCTCAGCAGGTCGAAGTCGTGCGCCCGCGACATGAGCGTCGTGATCTGCGCGCCGGGCGGGCGCGCGGCGACCTCGGAGATCGCGATCGTGCCATCGGCGCGACGGAACCACTCCATGTGCGAGATGCCGGTCGACATGCCAAGCACGTCGAGGGCCTTCCGGGCCGCCGTGCGAATGTCGTCGTAACGCGCGTCGTCGACCTCGCGCGGCAGGACGACGCTCCACTGGATCCACTTGTTCTCGACCACCGTGAGCGGCGTCGGGTAGTAGTGCGTCAGCGAATGCCACACGTGGCGGCCGTCGAGCGTGATGGTCTCGAACGAGTGCTCCTCCCCCACCACGAACTCCTCGAGCAGCACCGGCGCCCGTGGCGTGGGCGGTGAGCCCGCGAGTGCGCCCAGGAGCTGCGCCATGTTGTCCACGCGATACGTGGACACCGCACCGGCCCCGGTCGGTGGCTTGACCACGAGCGGGAACCCGGAGTGCTCGGCGAACGCGACGGCATCATCGGCGCTGCCGGCGAGGCGATGACGCGCGCACGGCAGCCCCGCACCGCGCAACAGCGTCTTCATCCGCGCCTTGTCCCGGAAGTTCGTGGCCGCCTCGCGGCTCAGCCCGGGGATGCCTAACGTGGTACGCACCGACGCCAGCGGCTCCTGCAGCTGTTCGTACGCGCCGTACAGTCGATGGATCGCGCCGTGGTGCTCCTGCAGCCCGCGCGCCGCCCAGAGGAGCTGCGACTCATCCAGGATGTTTGTCACCTTCCAGTGCGCGGCGTGGCCGTGCAGATGCCTCAGCTTCTCCGGTCCATCGTGCGTGATCACACCAAGATGCACACCGGGCAGCGACGCGGCCGCCTGGATCATGCCGAACGCGTTGTCAGACAGGAGCGGCGCAGCGAAGACGACAAACATCGGACGAAGGGAGGGGACCGAAGAGCAGACGAGGGTCAGCGGGCGAGTCTCATGCGAAGCTGTCACCCCGGCGCGAGGTTCGCTACGGGAGGACGCCCTCGGCAAATCCAAGCCGACGGCCAAGGTCGCGCAGGGGCTCCCGTTCGGCGGGCGCCAGCGCGGAGGCCACCTCCCACCACGCGGTCTGGGCATCGAACGGCACGCTGACCTCCAGTTGCTCAAACAAGTCCAGCGTTCCGTGCGCGAGGTCTCTGGCCGCCTGGCCCTGATCGGCCGCGAGGTGACGAATGGCGCGCGTGAGGGCCACCGCCACCAGCCCGCGCAGGCTCGCCTCTCCCGAGGCCAGGTGCTCGAGCTCGGTGGGCGTGAGAAACCGCGGGAGCAGGGCCTGACGCAGCGCCGTTCGCACGCCGTGGCGAGCGCGCTCGGGAAACGCGCTGAGCGGGACCGCGTGCCCTGTCGACGACGCCGCCGACCCGCGGACCATGTACGAGAGGTCGGACGGCGTGCGCTGCTGGAGCGCGACCACGAATCGGTGCCGTCGCCCCGTCGCTCGAACCGCCACCTCGACGGCGTCGTCCTCGACCGTGGCCGCCATGCCCGACGGAAGGTGAGGCGCGGGGTCGAGGTTCAGGTCATGCAGGGCCTTCGCCGCAGCCGCCACGCGCTCCGCTGCGGTGGCCGGGTGTTGCAGCGAGCGCCACACGTCGGCCCCGGTGCCCACCGATGCGTGGTTGCTGCGTGCATTGCCTAACGTGCGCGAGAGCGCGCGTTCGAGCCGGCCCGTGTCGCCCGACAGCGCCAGCGCCCGCGCCGCATAGCGCAGCACCTGG from Gemmatimonadaceae bacterium carries:
- a CDS encoding ATP-grasp domain-containing protein, which produces MFVVFAAPLLSDNAFGMIQAAASLPGVHLGVITHDGPEKLRHLHGHAAHWKVTNILDESQLLWAARGLQEHHGAIHRLYGAYEQLQEPLASVRTTLGIPGLSREAATNFRDKARMKTLLRGAGLPCARHRLAGSADDAVAFAEHSGFPLVVKPPTGAGAVSTYRVDNMAQLLGALAGSPPTPRAPVLLEEFVVGEEHSFETITLDGRHVWHSLTHYYPTPLTVVENKWIQWSVVLPREVDDARYDDIRTAARKALDVLGMSTGISHMEWFRRADGTIAISEVAARPPGAQITTLMSRAHDFDLLREWSRAMIVGEFTVPERKYAVGAAYLRGQGEGRITAIHGLEAIQRQLGDLVVDFKMPGIGATPSTSYEGDGFIIVRHPTTSRVEDAVMKIISTVRVELG